From the Pseudomonas baltica genome, one window contains:
- a CDS encoding PLP-dependent aminotransferase family protein yields the protein MTLYVNLAELLGARIEQGFYRPGDRLPSVRALSVEHGVSLSTVQQAYRVLEDSGLAAPRPKSGYFVSQTRALPALPATGRPMQRPVDISQWDQVVELMRAVPRKDVVQLGRGMPDITSPTLKPLMRAFAQLSRDQDMPGLYYDTIYGTQALRDQVARLLVDSGCRISANDLVITTGCHEALSSSIRAVCDPGDIVAVDSPSFFGAMQTLKGLGMKALEIPTDPITGISLEALELALEQWPIKAIQLTPNCNNPFGYVMPEARKRALLTLAQRFDVAIIEDDVYGDLAFSYPRPRTIKSFDEDGRVLLCSSFSKSLAPGLRIGWVAPGRYLERVLHMKYIGTGSTATQPQLAIADFIAGGHYEPHLRRMRSQYQRNRDIMIDWVMQAFPAGTRVSRPQGGFMLWIELPEHFDTLKLNRELLEQNVQIAVGCIFSASGKYRNCLRMNFASRPDARIETAVKTVGAEAARLLAELEGSTA from the coding sequence ATGACACTTTACGTCAACCTCGCCGAATTGCTGGGCGCGCGCATCGAGCAAGGCTTCTACCGCCCTGGCGATCGTCTGCCTTCCGTGCGTGCATTAAGTGTCGAGCATGGCGTCAGCCTGAGCACGGTGCAGCAGGCTTATCGCGTGCTGGAAGACAGCGGTCTGGCGGCGCCCCGGCCCAAATCCGGCTATTTCGTCAGTCAGACCCGCGCCCTGCCCGCCCTCCCCGCCACCGGCCGGCCGATGCAGCGCCCGGTGGATATCTCGCAGTGGGATCAGGTGGTCGAACTGATGCGTGCCGTGCCGCGCAAAGACGTGGTGCAGCTAGGCCGGGGCATGCCCGACATCACCAGCCCCACACTCAAGCCGCTGATGCGCGCTTTCGCCCAGCTGAGCCGCGACCAGGACATGCCCGGACTGTATTACGACACCATCTACGGCACCCAGGCGTTGCGCGATCAGGTCGCGCGCCTGCTGGTGGACTCAGGCTGCCGCATCAGCGCCAACGACCTGGTGATCACCACCGGTTGCCATGAAGCGCTGTCGAGCAGCATCCGTGCGGTCTGCGATCCGGGTGACATCGTCGCCGTCGACTCGCCCAGCTTCTTCGGCGCCATGCAGACGCTCAAGGGCCTGGGCATGAAGGCGCTGGAAATCCCCACTGATCCGATCACCGGCATCAGCCTCGAAGCGCTGGAGCTGGCCCTGGAGCAGTGGCCGATCAAGGCCATACAGCTGACACCCAACTGCAACAACCCTTTCGGCTACGTGATGCCCGAAGCCCGCAAGCGCGCCCTGCTCACCCTGGCGCAGCGCTTCGATGTGGCGATCATCGAAGACGATGTGTATGGCGACCTGGCGTTCAGCTACCCACGGCCGCGCACCATCAAGTCCTTTGACGAAGACGGCCGCGTGCTGCTGTGCAGCTCGTTCTCGAAATCCCTGGCCCCAGGGCTGCGCATCGGCTGGGTGGCGCCTGGGCGCTACCTTGAGCGCGTGCTGCACATGAAATACATCGGCACCGGCAGCACCGCCACCCAGCCGCAACTGGCCATCGCCGACTTCATCGCTGGCGGGCATTACGAGCCGCACCTGCGGCGTATGCGCAGCCAGTACCAGCGCAATCGCGACATCATGATCGATTGGGTCATGCAGGCTTTCCCGGCCGGCACGCGGGTCAGTCGCCCCCAGGGTGGCTTCATGCTGTGGATCGAGCTGCCCGAGCATTTCGACACGCTCAAGCTCAATCGCGAACTGCTCGAGCAAAATGTGCAGATCGCCGTGGGCTGCATCTTTTCGGCCTCCGGCAAGTACCGCAACTGCCTGCGCATGAATTTCGCCTCGCGCCCCGATGCCCGTATCGAAACAGCGGTGAAGACGGTGGGCGCCGAAGCCGCCCGCCTGCTGGCCGAACTGGAGGGGAGCACCGCATAA
- a CDS encoding phospholipase D-like domain-containing protein, with protein sequence MLRPETSSFGRSVLADAQAHPGQSGFRLLPNSGEAFRARAELIRNAQTSLDLQYYIVQDGLSTRLLIEELLKAADRGVRVRILLDDTTSDGIDEFIATLAAHPNIHIRLFNPLHLGRMTGTTRALGRLLNLSQQHRRMHNKLWLADDAMAIVGGRNLGDEYFDAEPNLNFTDIDLLGAGPVARQLGYSFDQYWNSALSRPIGELYGRLTRKDLSQARRQLDAALIKSREANRILYDQLMSYQARPQLSVWRQEMIWAPSQVMWDAPSKVLSQEPDPHLLLTTQLLPKLESVKHELILISAYFVPAQPGLVFLTGMADSGVDVSLLTNALEATDVPAVHGGYAPYRKALLEHGVHLYELRRQPGDDGRVRYRSGSESSLHSKAMILDRRMTFIGSFNFDPRSVLWNTEVGVMVDSPELAEHVRNLALQGMSPVLSYHVQLQNEQMVWVTEDHQQMHTLKTEPGDWWRRLNAWFAKSVGLERML encoded by the coding sequence ATGCTGCGCCCTGAGACCTCCAGCTTCGGGCGTTCGGTACTGGCCGACGCCCAGGCGCATCCAGGCCAGTCCGGGTTTCGCCTGCTGCCCAACAGCGGCGAGGCGTTTCGGGCCCGTGCCGAACTGATTCGCAATGCACAGACCAGCCTCGATCTGCAGTACTACATCGTTCAGGACGGTCTCAGCACCCGCCTGCTGATCGAAGAGCTGCTCAAGGCCGCAGACCGTGGCGTACGCGTGCGCATCTTGCTGGACGACACCACCAGCGACGGCATCGACGAGTTCATCGCCACCCTCGCCGCCCACCCGAACATCCATATCCGCTTGTTCAACCCACTGCATCTGGGGCGCATGACCGGCACCACGCGCGCCCTGGGGCGGCTGCTGAACCTGTCGCAGCAGCACCGACGCATGCACAACAAGCTGTGGCTGGCCGACGACGCCATGGCCATCGTCGGTGGGCGCAATCTGGGTGACGAATACTTCGACGCCGAGCCCAACCTGAATTTCACCGACATCGACCTGCTCGGTGCCGGCCCTGTGGCCCGACAACTGGGCTACAGCTTCGATCAGTACTGGAACAGCGCGCTGAGCCGACCGATCGGCGAGCTCTACGGCCGCCTGACCCGCAAGGACCTGAGCCAGGCACGCAGGCAGCTGGATGCCGCGCTGATCAAATCTCGCGAGGCCAACCGCATACTGTATGACCAGTTGATGAGCTACCAGGCCAGGCCGCAGCTGAGCGTGTGGCGTCAGGAGATGATCTGGGCGCCTAGCCAGGTGATGTGGGATGCACCGAGCAAGGTGCTGTCCCAGGAGCCGGACCCGCATCTGCTGCTGACCACGCAACTGCTGCCAAAGCTCGAAAGCGTCAAGCACGAGCTGATCCTGATATCCGCGTATTTCGTGCCTGCCCAGCCGGGGCTGGTGTTCCTCACCGGCATGGCCGACTCCGGGGTCGACGTCAGCCTGCTGACCAATGCCCTGGAGGCCACCGACGTGCCTGCGGTGCATGGTGGCTATGCACCGTATCGCAAGGCGCTGCTCGAGCATGGCGTGCACCTGTACGAACTGCGCCGCCAACCGGGTGACGATGGCCGTGTGCGCTACCGTAGCGGCTCGGAATCGAGCCTGCACAGCAAGGCGATGATCCTTGACCGGCGCATGACGTTTATCGGCTCGTTCAACTTCGATCCGCGTTCGGTGCTGTGGAATACCGAGGTCGGCGTAATGGTCGACAGCCCCGAACTGGCCGAGCACGTGCGCAACCTGGCATTGCAGGGGATGTCACCGGTGCTGAGCTATCACGTCCAGTTGCAGAACGAACAGATGGTCTGGGTGACCGAGGATCACCAGCAGATGCACACCCTGAAGACCGAACCGGGCGACTGGTGGCGGCGGCTCAATGCGTGGTTTGCGAAATCGGTGGGGCTGGAGCGGATGCTGTAG